In a genomic window of Gossypium arboreum isolate Shixiya-1 chromosome 7, ASM2569848v2, whole genome shotgun sequence:
- the LOC108475127 gene encoding zinc finger protein 3: MESVKKEPSPSESTSCVISAPDAPSISDEQLKEPKPRLQLDLKLSTSDSDVPAFNFNQELNLIGSLNTPETPQPADSEQRVFSCNYCQRKFYSSQALGGHQNAHKRERTLAKRAQRIGVHAAFGGHPYFHHNHYSSLASFPLQGPHNRSPGIEVHSSMIHEPSRTISSSVGFGNVYGHPSWSRLPVDQQPAIAKLSTENSHAISRPGSTSRASLGRFDNVMRSRMMGLSSSADDDQLIGKSWWSNGGGGGGGSSLNRKTELPEVHKVDLSLKL; encoded by the coding sequence ATGGAATCTGTGAAGAAAGAACCTAGTCCCTCTGAGAGTACCTCGTGTGTCATTTCAGCACCAGATGCCCCTTCAATTTCAGATGAACAACTCAAAGAGCCAAAACCCAGACTCCAACTAGATCTAAAGCTATCCACAAGTGATTCTGATGTTCCTGCCTTCAATTTCAACCAGGAACTCAATCTTATTGGTTCTTTGAACACACCAGAAACACCCCAACCTGCAGATTCTGAGCAAAGGGTTTTCTCATGCAACTATTGCCAAAGAAAATTCTACAGTTCTCAAGCTCTTGGGGGACACCAAAATGCCCACAAAAGGGAGAGAACTCTAGCTAAAAGAGCTCAAAGGATAGGAGTTCATGCAGCTTTTGGAGGGCACCCATATTTCCATCACAATCACTATTCTAGCTTGGCTTCTTTTCCACTACAAGGTCCACACAATAGATCTCCGGGAATTGAAGTGCATTCTTCAATGATCCATGAACCTTCTCGTACGATCTCCTCATCAGTTGGGTTTGGAAATGTGTATGGACACCCTAGTTGGAGTAGGCTTCCTGTAGACCAACAACCAGCAATAGCAAAGTTATCAACGGAGAATTCCCATGCAATTTCAAGACCAGGATCAACCTCTCGAGCAAGTCTCGGCAGGTTCGACAACGTAATGAGGTCAAGAATGATGGGTTTGAGTTCTTCAGCTGATGATGACCAGTTGATTGGTAAATCTTGGTGGTCaaatggtggtggtggtggtggtggtagtAGTCTGAATCGGAAGACGGAGCTGCCAGAGGTACACAAGGTTGACCTTTCCCTCAAGCTCTAA